cacagtattcagaggaaacattaagaacagacCACTTCGTCCAAGGGGTAACACACCCCTGAATTCTGGCCTTTGCTGTGTTTGCACCACCAACTGTGCGTGGGGACCAGCCGGCTTGCCACGTTAAAGGGACCTTTCGTTCTGCTGCCTGGCGCAACTgccaggtgggaaactgaggcagagacacaGCCCAAGCCGCTCAGCGGGGCAGGGTTCCTTATGGCTACAGGCTTTCAACTGTTGTGGAGTTTGCCAAATTGATACTGAGCTGGCTTCCTTTCCCTTTCAATAAAACTTCTCTGGATTTCCGGGACTCAGTGCTTGCGAGAGGGTGGGGTCTCcctgagctgcccagggactggGTGGGTAGTTTTCCCCCATACGGGGCAGGGGCTTGAGCTTTTGCTGGTGTGTGTTGCTAAGAGAAGCCCTGGCTCGTGTTGCTGCTGGCAGAAGACTGAGTAAAACAGTGGTCTTACACTTGAAAGATGGCGCCTGGCCCACTCCCCCGTACACTAGACAGGGGGCTGGGAAGAGCCAGTGGTACATTGAACAGGggagctgctctggggctgggacacGTGGCGCAGTTCATTGTTGTGCACGGTGGGTGTCCCTTCTTCCTGCATTTCATCCAGACCTCACGCAATGCTCTGCAGTCCTCGCCCCAGGCCTCTAGGGATCGGCTCCTTCCACACCGCTCGTTCGCTGGCACCACTGCAGTACAGGGCGCTCGGGCGGGGGATGGCGGACACCAGTGCAGCGTGCCCTGCAGAGCACTTGCTGGGCTCCACTTAGCAAAGGCAGGCCCTGGAGAGGGGTTCTGGgatcggggagggggagggtggcgCTTCTTCCCTTTCTGGTCCAAAGACATCTGACTGTTttatcagcagctgctgctactgcagccttcagccccccccagaaccctggcctggaggaggagaggaagaaggcGGCTTGGGAGGAGCAGCTCCAGCCTGcaacacagtgctgcagcagGTCAGGGACCAAAAGGGTGGGTGGagtctggagaaggaaagagcagagggGGAAGGGCCAGGAGTCCAGCAGGACAAGGGGAGGGAGACGCGCcagacataatggggcttctcatGCAGAAACCCAATGCTGCAGGCCCAGAACCCCCGACTTGCCCCCACTTTGAGGTCCTCAGAGGACTCCATggtagcagctcccattggactcCCAGGTCCACAAAAGGGCCGTGAATAGGGCCAAATTCCCCTGGGTTTACCTCGAAGGGACCCAACAGAAGTCTGACAATCCGCACCCACCCTGCAGTTCTCTGCTGGGGAGCGAGCAGAGGAACAGGCTGCTTCTCTCTGAGTAGAtgcccagggcaggaggaagggcaggtgaagcacaggcaggactgcaCATGCATCCGGAAAACCTCCCCCACCCATACCTGTCACCTCGGTGCTCACATGCAGCTGGTTCCTGGTTTGCAACACTGGGGTCCAAATGCACAGGCTCAGGAATGGGCCCGTCTACACAGCCAGAGGCCTccagcttttgaaaattcagtcctcCGCTCCCATCAGGGAGTGCGGCCCCTTCTGCTAGGTGGCGGGCAAGacctggcagatgaaattcagtgctgacaaAGGCAAGGTACTGTGTCTGGGGGAGCCTGAACACCTGGGACCATGGCTCCAGGTCAGTGCAACCTCTGCTCACTGGCAGCAGCTGTCAGAGACGCAAAGGCTGAAATGCATTACGGGGGCTGGGGAGTCTGATGCTATTCAGCAGCATGCCCCCCCCCAGGATACTAGGTCTGGTCACCCTCCTCAAACCGCAGAGAGGAGAGGCGGGTGCTGGGAATGACTAGGGGCCAGGAGAAACTCCCATACCACGAGAGACGGAAAAGACTGGGCCCACTTCCCTCTCTCACAGCCAGTTCCCCCGCCTTGGGACCTGCCAGGAAACGTGAGCAGAACATCTGTGAAGCCATGTTCGGCGCTTGCCTGAATGCTTCAGGAGTTTCTCTTGGCCCCTAGTCATTCCCAGCACCCGCCTCTCCTCTCTGTGGTTTGAGGAGGGTGACCAGCACCGACGTCACCTGAGTTCCAACCCCGCTGCTCCCAGGGAAGCCAAGGGGGAGCACCGCCTCCACCCCCTTTTAGAGGTGATCAGTGTGTTTGCACAGTGGATgacagaggcagggctggtgtcCAGTGCAGAAAGCTGAACAGGTGGAGGAAGGCACAGACAAGCCCTGCATGGCACTgcacctccctgctcctgccctggggaGCAGTGTCCTAACTGCCAGGGAGAGGGATCCTGGAAGCCCTAGtgtccctcccagctcctgcacCTGGCTACACCTGGTTTGCTGGGAGGACAGTGACATTACAGCACATCACTGTGAACACTTCCCTTGCAGAGTAATTCCCGGCCAGCATCTCCTGGACACCTGGGCCTGCCCAGCCAGGCACCTCAGGCCTTCATGGTTGCTGCgagagagaaaaatgttaatGAGCTGGGATGAGATGCTGTGTTTGCTTGGGTGCATGTGTTGGACTGGCTGACGCTGCTGCAGGGTGCGAAGGAGAGgcaggatgggggagcagggctcATAGTGCTGAGTTTTAGAGAATCCAGCCCGTGCAGCAGCCAGTCACACCTGAGGCTCTGCCCCGTTCACTTGACATTGTGTGATTGTCATTAGCAcccacagcagcagcctggcCAAGGGCGCGGAAGGGCCAAAGAGGAGCCGGACGCAGCTGGGTAGGTTCTGAAGCACCATTTTACTGAAGGACGGCAAGGCCAGATCGCCCGCTCGCAATTCATAACAAAAAGTTCACTTCACTGAAGAGAAAGAGACAGTTTGATTTTGGCCTGTTTCCTCATAAGAGTGGGACAACACTACCACTGCCCTTCACTGAACAGCGGCATCTGAATATACACAGCACGCGGGGCACCATCTGCCCAGCAACTGACCACGCTGCATACACCCTTCACTCCCAGCACAAGGGGACCAGTTGTTTCAGATTCACAACACAAGCAGCATGTGGGGTTCCCTCCTGCAGGTGATCCCACTCCCAGGTTGACAGCAGGGGCGACAGGCTGGTAGGAAATAGCTTGCTGGCTTTGGGGACTAGCACTCTGCTGGTATGGGGCTGGCCTGGACTCACACCAAAGAGAAGATCCGTGGCAAAGCCGGTGGCTCCAGTCCAAGCAGAAGCAGGCCAGTCACGCTGCAGCAATGGAAGGTCTCTCACAAGGCAGCTTGGCAAGGATGCACAGTTCCCACGCAGACAGGCTGCTATTCCCCGGCCCACTGGAAATGCTGCAGGCAGAGAGGATGCCAGTGTCTCTCCAGACACTAACTGCACCGCTTGGTAAACTCCAGGCGCCAACGGACATCCCTGGTGCGCTGTGGCAGGAGACGTATTTCCAAGTGCTCTGTTTGCCCCCAGGAGTGGGGAGAGGTGGTAAGGAGCATGGCTGTTGGCATGTCACTGCAGCACTGCGCGCCTGGCTTTGCCTCTGGGGAAGGCCCCAGCCGCCCTCTGCGGAGACCTGTGCGCAGCTACAGCAACTGACGGGATCATTAAGACTCCACAAGAGGGATAGGCCAGGGGATATTAAGGGACTCCTCAGGGCAAGGGCTAATTGCCACCTTAGGGGAACTTCCTTTGGATGCTCACGCTGGGAGGAGAGACGCTCCTCGATCGGCACGGCCTGGCCAGGGCTCTGGGCGCAAGCGCTGAAGAGCCCAGAGGCACATCAGCTCCCCGCAAAGCCCCCAGCCGCCCCTCCACAGCGCCACGCCCACTTGGTGCCCACAAGGCCCGATGGACTCAAGGGGAAGCTGCCTGCAAAGGGCTTTGCATTTGAGAGCTCTCTGGTGCTTCCCAGCCTTTGCTGAGCTCTAtcccccagcagcacctgccacGTCCAGAAGCCAAACAGGCCTGGCAGCCACACACAGCCGGCTTCTTTGGGttcccctaatcctagctccttGCTTCTGCACCAGCCGGAGGGGCCTCCCTCTCGGCAGCAAGGGAGCTGTGCTAGCTGAGCTCAGGGCCAGGGTGTTACACACGGTGACCCAGAGGCTGGGCTGAGCCGCTCCTAGGGGCACAGCCCCTCACCAGCCATCACAGCCCAGGGGAGCAATACCGGCCCCTCGGCCCCATCCAGCACAGCTTAGCAAACCACACGCTGCACCCAAGGGGAAGGAacagtgggggcaggggacaaTTTGCCACAGGGCACTGTCACTACCTGCTGGAAGGTGCCCCCCAACCACAGGGGTTCCAAACATCAGCATCACTTTAAATCCTGCACAACGAATAAATTCACTTCTCCAGGAAATGAGGCTGAACTTGGTCAAACGCCAGGTGCCAAAGCAGCCTGACATGAATTATATCCCCACTCATCAGCTCTGCCAGAAACTCAGACCTGTGCGGGCAGTTTCCCCCCAGTGCTacaggtgggggagagaaaacctcctcctcctctctcccaaggCAGGCATGCACTGGGTGTACAGGTAGTGGCTGTCTCCCCATTCGTGGGGGTTTTCACACACCGACTGCCCACAGAAAGCACTAAATGAGAAGCCTGTGGGGGGAAACGGCACTGGGCACAGGACTCACACTGCTTTGTGTATATAGACTAGATTTCAACAGGGCAGCTCCTGGATCAGACCCTCACACCCAACAATGCTGCTTACTTCTATGCTCAGACGAACACGCACAGGGTCTCCCCAAGCCCCCGTTCCCACCCAGCCAGGGCCGGGGAGACGTCTCTCGAGCACTGCGTGCCTGAAGATGAGGAGTGCTGGAGAACGCTCAGGAGGCAGAGGGATTGCAGAGCCCCCCACAGCAATGCTTAGTTCTGTTTAcacctgtcacggagtccctgggcgatgctctggaactgctccccacaaagccaggcaggactttggggagcctcctctcccttggagcagacttcttcagggcaagaagctcacatgtcttcacctcctgggtctctccttggagcattcagcatcctctgcccctccgtgcgcttcccacagcgaatctgccccagcagggtcctggggaagccacagggtcctgcacccccactttgcagtcagacgtgactctcagccagccagtaacacagaggtttattcgcaGGGTCTAAAGGAGGAGGCTTGTAGATACGCGAACcagaccctcggccgggtccGTTCGGGGGCAGtggagccagacccccacgtctgcccacGTCACCCTTGTCCAGCCCAGTTCCAGACTAAAAtgccctccagcccctctctctgctcagctcctttcccgtgGCCTGGAGGTCACactgatcctttgtctccaatCAACCTTCAGTTTGCACCTTtgccaggggaggggcccaggccatcagttgctaggagacagagtgccaggcatttaggtgcactggccctttgctctgcagcaatcacacacccttatcccaccacctagatacttaagaactgcctaggggacactgaggcaccaacacagtattcagagaaaacattaagaatattcccagttcatcacaacaCCACGCAGCTAACATTGGCCCACGCCGCTTTCCCCGCTGCCTTCTCTGGGGTGCACTCAAGCTCATTGCCCTGGGGCCACGATTTACTTCGCTCCGGGCACCGCAccatgtgacgaactgggaatgttcttaatgttttctttgaattctGTGTGGCTGCCTGTGACGCAGCAGAGAGGGGAGTGGATTTGTACCTAGGCAAGATCTCTCCAGGGAGGCGGAGCACCGAGAAGGGTTTCTGGAGCCGAGCTGGGCAGTGCACCGACAGCAGCACATCCTGGAATTTAGGGCAATGACAGATCCAGCCTGAAATGTCGCCTTCACCCAGGGTCTGCTCCGAGAAGCGCTCAGACAATGgccatttacacacacactgctAGTGCTCAGCACAGACACACGCCTCCCCTCCAACACCCACCGGAGCAGGACACGGCGTGCTACAGGGGGGCTATATCATTTAAATACGTACAAAATCATCTCTTCGTTTTCTGCAGCAAAGTGCTCTAGAGATTACATACAAGGGTCCCtcctgcagccatctctggggtggagcatgcaGCAGGACTCTGCCAGCGACACTATACAACATGTCTCACTTAAAGgaaaggcagaaagatgtagccTGGTCACAACACACGTTTGCGTTCAAATTTCACTTCTACTCATTAACAGCAGATTTTCAAGCAaacatctgaaaatcagatcctccCCCCTTTCACCGACCTGCGCAGACACATGCTTCTTTCCCTGCAAGAACGGATGGCCTCACTAACACAAAGCAGGAAGTGCAGGGGCACTACTCCGGGTCACTTGTTACTGATGCAGCCAACTCAGGCAGGTGAAACACAAACTGCCTCCTGGCAAGTAAGTAAAAGCGGAAATGATTCCCCAGGAAGGTGGGTAAGCACAGCCCTCGGCAGCCCTTATTCGAACGACAGGAGCATTAATCCACACAGGACAAGCACTGCTGAGCGTGGCTCTCACTCTGCCCGGGAACGGCACCGCCAGACTAGGCACTTGGGTGATCTACACAAAAGCAGACTGAAAACAACCTGTGTGCAGAGCACTGCAGTGTAGCACATTCAGCACTTACTGGATCGGCTCCTGCTACGGCCCTGCGGCTGCCCGAAATGCCAGTCAATCAGTAAAGAATGATCCTGCAGACCCTTACACCTCTGTGCCAACCCAGCCCCTACAGGCAGGAAAGGATTATTCCCAGGCCTAAGGGCACAGAATGCAACCCTAAAAGGCCACGCCGCCTCTCCTGAGCACCCATACCCTCAACTCCAGCACTGCCTGTGCAGCACCCTCACAATGGGGTCCACGGCTATCACAAGCACCCGTGGCATGGAGCTGGATTCTCTCCAGCAGGGCTCCAAGGGCTGTCTGCAGCCCCCCTTAAAACAACGAAGGGGAAGGCGTTGGGGAGTGGGGTATCTGCATTCCCCACTTGCGCTGGACCAAACCCCTGAGCACTCCTCTGCACTGCCATCTCTGCCCACGACGACCCTCGCTCGTTCAGACACCTACCTGCTCTGCGGGATTCTGGGCAGGAAGAACCTATTGTCATGCCTCGCTGACACACACTACCTCACGCACACTCGACCGACCAACCCAGGGGAGAGCCCCAGCAGCTTCCAGCTCTCCCAGGAACCTGGCCGCCACGTCCTGCAGGAGAACCTGGGTGGGTCCCCTTTTCCACACATTGTTGGAACTCTGAAGTCATGAGTGGGTGCGAAGGCAACAAGCCCCACTTGAAGTGTGCAGTAGCAGGGAGAGAGGCGCATGAGCCGCCTCAGGGACACAGCGAAGATTTCAGGAGCTAAGCCATGTGGGGAGGCGGGCAGCAGAGTGCTGCAGCGGGTAACGAACCCGGgggcagccccagctgctcacctCTCGGGAGCGGCTCAGCACACGCTGAAGGAAGAGATCTAGGCCTGGGTACAAGCAGGTGCATGTCTCACTGGCTTTGATGGGAGCTGGACTCGCTGCTGCAGGTTCCTAGAAGCTGCCTGATGAGCAAAGCCGGCCAATGCACTGCTGTGGCCAgagcaggagataatgctgcagcGCCTTTAGAGAGAAAGAGGAACAGAGTGCTCCCAACAGGCTGGAGTTCTGAGCCCTCTCGAGACGGGGAAGACCCACTGGAGGGCAGCTTATTCCTCTGCCTGCTTGAAAACCAGggagggagctgagcagagggaagggagggaaatgggAAAGACGAGTGATCAAAGAGCCCCCGCTCACCCAGTGCCGCTCCTGCAGTGGGAACACTTTGCAAAATTCAAACACAAGGGCTGTGAAAACAGagtgaaaaggaaacatttccatcctATAGCCACCCCGCGGCAGCCACGGAAGGTCACGTCCTATGGCAGGGTAAGCACCTGGCCAGCGATAGCATTAGCAGCTAGCAACTCCCGACAGCACgactgctgtggggctgggggggggggcagctgtgCCCTCTTGAATGGTGCTCCACAGATTGGCCGGATACTGTATGGAGGGTGCAGGCTTTCCAAGGAAGCAAGAGCTACCAGCCGCGTGTGAAGTGGAAGAGCAGATTAGTGGAGCCAGCTGACGCCAGGTGGGATATTGCACACCATGGCCCATGGTGGCTGAATCCACACTGCTCCGGCAGAGCCGTTCCAGAGGATGCTCTAGGCATCAGCTGACAGAAGGCTGTGGGTTGAGGGACCTGGAAAAGCCTGTGTAAGGGAAAGGGAAATCAGGCCCTGGGGTTCAGttggtgctgcaggcagaggagctTCTCTGACGCCCCTGCTGCTGCCTATGCATTACAGGCAATAGCTTAATATACTGCTCCCTCGTTGGACGCACAGCTCGTCAATGCATGCAACAAAGTTTGCGACCTTCTGGTGTGCTTGTGTGTTAACAAAACAGGGCCGCCCAGTAATGAGAGATGGGGCTCTCCCACAAACAGCCTCAGCACTTTGGATCGATTCTCCTccagagaaggggggaaaatgcCCCTTTCTGTTTTCATGGTCTCTGGCTCGAGACTCCGTTAGTCAAGTGGAGATGACGAAGGCTGTCTCTGTGCAAGGCGATGGTCACACCCCATCCAGCACTGACAGTCGGAATTTTACAATAGTTCACATGCAACTGGCAATTCCCTTCCAACAGCAGAAGGCAGAACCAACTGTACCCAGCGAAGGCTCTGCCTTCAGATCACACCCAGCAACGCAACTGCAAGAGCAAGTGTGATAAGCATATTCCCAGCCTGTAACTGCCAGACTCTCCcagtgaggagggaaggaggcacCTACCCCTTGTTTTCTCATGCTCCCCGAACATAGAACTAAGCACGGAGACTCTAAGCAGAGAAAGATTTTATACCCTGCAGCAGATCATCACCCTAAAATCCCAGAAGAGCTGGCAAATCTGAAATCCAGGATGAGAAATAAATACACAGTGGCTTAACCCCGCGCAAACCACTCCCCAGAAACTAATACCTTATTCtcttgaaatgttaaaaaaaattgctggaaaCTCCTTTGATgaacctgctgctgctgtgctctggTTCTCACCCATACACATTCCCCTGGAGCCAGCAGAACGTTAGCAACACTCGATACATTCAGAAGCACAGTGGGCGAGTTCTCAACCTAACTCACAAGTCACTGGAACATTCGGCAGCACTCAAGTGATGATGCTCTGGCCAGGAAATATGAAGTATCCGCTGATTGGCAGCCCCAGATCTTAGGTCAACAACCAGCCACAAATTCATTGCTTAAGTTAACGGACGGGGCCTGACAGCACCTTTCCCGTGGCGCTCTTTGGAAGCAAACCCGCAGGAAGCATTTAGCATTTCTGCTAACAGTGAAAGGGGCAGCAGACAGACTCAGAGCGAACAGCCCAATACTTTCCATTTTCTTTGCCGAGGTCACCTGAATAGGATAGAGCTACGAGCTGGCAAGCCTCCATCCAGCATGGTGTTTCCAGAGACAAATGTGTGGCTATAATTCTGCCTGCTTCTGAGCTTCTCAAGAGAGCCCAGAACAGGCAGGTAAGAACACTGACAATGGGAAAGAAAACCTGGCACCTTTCGACAAAAGACTGACTGAAGGGCGAACCCAGCTCCAGAGGGGTGGAGGAGACGTGTCTTCAGACAGTGCcagggcactgtgtgtgtgtagatagatagatatagaatAAAGTTATAAAATTTGATCAAAATAAAACCAATAAATGTACAGCTTGAAAAAGAGCAAAATATCCCAGTGCATGAATGTCAGGAGAAAGTCCGGTGCTCCCCCTGCACAGACATACGCTCCAGCACGTTCAGAAAAGCACAGCACAGAACGCTAGCACCTGGCTTCGCTCAGCTCACCACGGGGGCTGGGAGTCGTTGTCCTGGATTTCTAAACACTCGCGCAGTCCAACTCTGCAGAACGTTGCCAGGCAGCCAGCAACAGCTGTGGAGCAAGCTGCCCAAAGTCTGCAGGTCCCGGCTGTGACACTGCTGCCGGACACTAGAGAATGAAAGTGGCTCTTACACATCTCCACAGCCTGGCAGCTGGTTCACACTTATGTATTTAAGAGAAAAGTGACAAAAGCAAGGAACTCAGGGGACACTGTGAGAGGGGGACAATGGCTGAATTCTGATCACAGGGGACAGGTTAACCCTAAGGATCTTCTGTGCTCTCCTCCTCACTTCATCGTCCGACGACGAGCTGTCCACCTTAATGGTCTGGGATCTCAGCAGGTTCAAAGTGCTCTGACCTAATTCAGGTTTATTCAcggcatttttcttcttcttctgtggtGCTTCTTTCATCTCCTCGgctcttttccttttctgcccAACAGTTTCCTGACTACTGCTCTCTTTCCATTCAGTCCTCCCCGCTGGAACTTCCTTGGCTTTATTTGTAAAGGCCTTGGCCTGTGACCCCCCACTGCAACACTCAGATGAGCTGCCTGTAATCCTCCCATTCAGGATTCCAGATGCTTTGCAACCATTGCTCTCCTTTAGCACCCTACCCTGAGTTCCCTTCAGAAGCGTTACAGCTAAAGCGGGAGAATCTGGCGCTTTCATAACTACGTGTTTGTAGCCTTTGGGGTCTACCTGCCCCGCGGGTAGCTTAGCGTTCTGCCTCGAGGCACCCGATGCCTTGAGAAGCTTCAGGTCTGAGGGGGAGATCCCAAGATGCCCCTCTTTGTATTTGGACTCCAAACAGGATGCTGTGGCTTTCAGTGGGACCAAGGCTTCCAGCACGACAGAGAGTCTCATGGCTGGATACACATCAGGGTACATATTAGCTGGGAAGCCCATTGCTGAGGCCTTCGATGTGCCTGACCGTGTCTCTTTCAACGAGTTCAGCAGCAGGTTTGTGGCCCTCCCTTTCGAGACAGGCTTGGTGCGAACGTTAGGAGAGCCGACTGACACCTCCGCAAGTGTCCCAGGCGCCTCTGCTGTCACGGCAGGGCTTCTAACTGGAGCGTTAGTACAGTCAGAGACGGCAGCACCTGGGTCTGAATTTTCGGGTGTCTCGCTGGGAGTAGCCGCCGTGCAGGAGCTGTACCCATAAACATCCTTGCTCCTTAAGACTGT
This genomic window from Chelonoidis abingdonii isolate Lonesome George chromosome 17, CheloAbing_2.0, whole genome shotgun sequence contains:
- the CCDC71 gene encoding coiled-coil domain-containing protein 71: MNIEVNNAEEKAVHSWSRISSAGQKALEEALRVFNPMSKDLSDTETQLVAFLQGLKEEGYQPTVLRSKDVYGYSSCTAATPSETPENSDPGAAVSDCTNAPVRSPAVTAEAPGTLAEVSVGSPNVRTKPVSKGRATNLLLNSLKETRSGTSKASAMGFPANMYPDVYPAMRLSVVLEALVPLKATASCLESKYKEGHLGISPSDLKLLKASGASRQNAKLPAGQVDPKGYKHVVMKAPDSPALAVTLLKGTQGRVLKESNGCKASGILNGRITGSSSECCSGGSQAKAFTNKAKEVPAGRTEWKESSSQETVGQKRKRAEEMKEAPQKKKKNAVNKPELGQSTLNLLRSQTIKVDSSSSDDEVRRRAQKILRVNLSPVIRIQPLSPSHSVP